In the Oncorhynchus tshawytscha isolate Ot180627B linkage group LG17, Otsh_v2.0, whole genome shotgun sequence genome, CTGCCTAAACTATGCAGTGAGATGTTAAACAAATGGTGGCTTTATGGGAACTTTACCCTACTTCCCAAAAGAAATGACCTGGTCAAGTCACATCATCAGGAAAGCTTGTATCTCTTTTACAGACAGGGTTGGAGATAGGCATAGTTGGTAGTGGGGTTTCATTATGACTGACATGTAAACATTCTTGTTTTACTTCAGGCTACTAGCGCTATAAGACCTTAGAATCCGCATGGAGGACTGCTGGATCTAATTTCAAGATTTTGTACAGTATGAAATAATGAAGTCTTCCAAGCTAACACACAGGGAATTGTTTTGGCTTTTGTGAGATTGTGAATAGTGTGATTAACTTCTAATGTCAGTCGTGCTGGTCTTAACATGAATAACTTACACAGAACAGGTTGGGAtagaattatttttatttttgtacagGTATAAGTTAAAACTGTCACAACTGCAATACATCACAACATTTTGCTCAAACACTGTTGTTTCAAGCTGTGACATTTGCTTGTGTGGATCTTCTGTTGATGAGATGTACAGTACTATTCCCCAATCCACAGGGTACATGTCACCAGATGATGAAATGCTACTTTACAGTTTAAGATACACATGGGGAATGTTTCCAGAAATTACAAATGTGACGTTAAAACAGACACAGCCATGGTCACATGCATGATCTGACAAATGTTACACTCCCTGAATTGCAGATGACCATCCACAATTCTTTGCTGAGAGGTCTTATGCAAGCATACTCTCCCCAAGGTTATGACAAAATGAAGCAAGCATTTGAAAATCAGACTGGATGAGACCACAAGATACAGGACCTGCGTAAGATTTCGTACACCATGAATAACCTGGAAAGGCATACAGCGAAACAATTCAACCATCAATGTAGTCAATGAATATTAATAGCATAATGTTCCAGGCAAAGGAATGAAGAACTAAATATTACATCAAACAATTCAACATTGGGTCTGGAGAAAATGCATTGCCGGCTGGATGGAGCAAGACCCTGGCAAGAGATGAGAGTGGGACTGTAGGTACCACATATGGCCTCATGTCAATATGGATAACACATGAAACTGCCACCAGGCCAATTCATTCTTTACAGCCTTTCATGGTATTACACAAGATAACTAATTTAGGATCATGACAGTCTCCAAAATCCTCCCTCTTCCATCTCTGTCCCTGCATCTTTGGGTACGTGTTGTGTGGTTATCGGAAGTCCTCAGCGGAGAACATGCCCTTGGCCCTGCGTAGGATTGAGTCCTTGGAGGCGTCGTATGGGTGCTCCTTGGAGGGTATCTCCAGCACTGCAGGGATGGACTCCATGTGCTGGTCGATGGCGTGACGGATCATCTCTGCTATGAACTGGTTGATCAGGATGATGCCGATGTCATTGCGGATCAGGAAACTCCTAGGGGGGGAACATAACAGTAGTAAGTAAATTAGAGAGATGATGACTGAACATTACAGTGCAGGTCTTTAAACACCAAAAAACAAGGTATGTTGTCCAGCAGTAACTTATATGGATTGAAAGAGATACTAGTAGTATTTCAAGGTGAAATGATTAATCAAATCGCGCAACTAGGCCTAATGGAATAGATATCATGATACCACTTACCTACAGATTGTAGCACCAGATAAGGTTATTTATACCCCCCCGCTAATTTTCGATTTTACCAATGCAATTACAAACATAATAGAGCATCAACTGTCTTCACCCTGTGTGCAAACAAGCGCACAGTTTGTCTGCTTTTAGCTATTTATCTTCGATCTCAACATTTGGTAGATAGCTGGCTATAACTTACTTGAAGGTCTCCTCTATCTCTGCGATGCTTGTCTCCTTCTCGACCACCAAGAAATTCGGGCTACGATTTTTATTCAGCTCGCCAATGCCACCGAGTAGGAACCCGGTACACGTGTCTTCATCACCAATGACGGCAATTAATTTACCTCGCCCAGCCATTATTAAATTCTACAAGATAAAACTGCAAAAAACAAGCAATGACTGGATTGTCTTTCCTTCTCTGAATCACGAAATTGTCAGCTGACCAGTACTTCCGCTCTTGATGAGCTCTTTGGAGATGTCAGCTGTCACAAAACGCAGATAGCGCCATCTACTGGTCTATATCATTTTCCATATCACGAAATGGCGAGCAGGAAAACATGACCTGTCTATCAATGACAATGCAACACATTGAATAGCTTTCAATTGTTTTGTAAACGAAGTAGTGGTTTTGGGTTTATGCCTCATCAAAGGATAAAATCATTCTATATCGGAGTGACGTGACGTCACATCAGCTGAGGAAGTTACGTGAAAAAGAGGAAACACTTCAGATGGGCTTCCTCATCGGGGAAAACAAGTGAAAATGGTATAAACTCTTATATTCTGCTTTACTGATATTCTGTGACGTTGTATTGTGTAAAAGCTACGTATTCGGTGGTCCATACTGTAGCGTCAGCTACATTGTAGCCTATTTCGTGTGTACTTTTGTGAGCGTGATAGTTTTCTGGCTCCGATGTCTCGCTAACTAGCTGTAAACACAGATTTTTTGTGGCCACTTCTACTATTGACAAAAGCAGAGTTGATGCAAAGTTAATCTCATTTGAGCCTTGAAAACAGTGTTTGGTGGCAGGTAATGGTACCTCTGCCACAGATCCGAACATGTGTCCATGTATGTCATTTGTTTGTGTTTTAGACTACTAGCGCTCTGACACAGGGTCTGGAGAGGATCCCTGATCAACTGGGATATTTGGTGATCAGTGAGGATGGCGTATTGGCAGTATGTTCACACAAATATGCGTACATGTATGTCCTGCCCTGGTAGCAGCTTAGATAAAGCCCAGGTTGCAGCACGCCTATCCTCCACTCCATCTGACTCCCTGTTACCCCCCTCTCTCAGTCTGCGGGGGAGCTGGAGAATGATGAGCACACAGCTGGGATCATAATGCAGATGGTGCGGACAGCATGTCACTTCAGACTGCAGGGTGCTGTTGAGCCACCCTTCAAACGCATGTcaggtaacacacctgggacCTAGGGTCACTCACTCGaacgcacatacacacagtatTGCTGTTACCAACATGCTGTTCTAACCAGACCTCCTTGTGTTCTATTTCTTCACAGTCATGCTAGAGGACTATGTGTACACAGTGACCGTGTCTGGTCAGAAGGTGTTTGTGGTGAAACGTCAGAACAACAAGAGGGAACCTGTAGTGGTGTAGAACCGTGTAGTGAAGATGGGTTGGGAGATGAAGGACATCACTCCAatcaattcacacaggacagggACTCTGTAATCCACTGAACTGTTTTGTTCCATTCCTAGTTATATAAGGTTTTAGAACAACAGAAGAAAGCACATATGAagttgtactgaacaaaaatattaatacaacatgcaacaatttcaaagattttactgaattaaagttcatagaaggaaatcagtcaattgaaataaattcattaggccctaatctatggatttcacataagtGGGCAGTGGtgtggcctgggagggcataggcccacccactggggagccaggcccagcccaTCGGAATGagtttcccccccaaaaattgcattattacagacagaaatactcctcaacaCTCCCCATTCCCCtactcagatgatcccgcaggttaagaagctggatgtggaggtcctgggctggcgtggttacacgtggtctgcagttgtgaggccagttggatgtactgccaaaatctctaaaatgacgtttgaGGTGGCTTATTGtgtagaaattaacattacattctctggcaacagcgctgttggacattcctgcagtcagcatgccaattgcaggctccctcaaattgagacatctgtggcatcgtgttgtgtgacaactccacattttagagaggccttttattgtccccagcacaagtgtAACGATCACGCTATAGTAATGATCACGCTATTTAATacacttcttgatatgccacacctgtcaggtggatggcttATCTTGGCAAACGAGAAATGCTccttaacagggatgtaaacaaatttgtgcacaaagtttgagagaaataagcgttTTGTGCATAAagaatttctgggatcttttatctcagctcatgaaacatgagaccaacactttacatgttaagtttatatttttgttcagtatagatattgAAGAATTCACattgaatgggccaaaatatgcATGTCAAACTGCATGTCATCTTAATTGGTAACTTTGTAATGAGAAATGGAACAGAATAGTGCCGTGGTGTATTAGTCCCTACAGTATGTGATAATGaattgttggtttgtgtgtggcAGGTAGACTGGAATTCAATCTATTCAGTTTATAGTATGTGTGCACATGGTATTTAGTTTGAATGCTCCCTAATAACCCAGCAGGGTTTTGTTTAACATACTGAATGCTGCAGATAGAAATACCATGGACAGAGCTGACATCTTTTAAATACCTCTTGAGGTATGTCTGTTGTACTTAATACATTTCATTGTATTAATGTCATGCCCTACGGAATGTGGCTTGATGGAAAATGATATTTTCAAGGTGACAGTT is a window encoding:
- the LOC112216808 gene encoding V-type proton ATPase subunit F, coding for MAGRGKLIAVIGDEDTCTGFLLGGIGELNKNRSPNFLVVEKETSIAEIEETFKSFLIRNDIGIILINQFIAEMIRHAIDQHMESIPAVLEIPSKEHPYDASKDSILRRAKGMFSAEDFR
- the LOC112216809 gene encoding ragulator complex protein LAMTOR4 encodes the protein MTTSALTQGLERIPDQLGYLVISEDGVLASAGELENDEHTAGIIMQMVRTACHFRLQGAVEPPFKRMSVMLEDYVYTVTVSGQKVFVVKRQNNKREPVVV